The following proteins are co-located in the Apium graveolens cultivar Ventura chromosome 5, ASM990537v1, whole genome shotgun sequence genome:
- the LOC141660899 gene encoding uncharacterized protein LOC141660899 — MASKISKKWLEDMSKGMGRELEAVTLQGLEINLVQKGLVRCTFLVPQDLSDKDGKWDSGAMAVLVDDVAACTVGTSAFVKASVDFHLSFYSPATIHEKVEIEGKIVGEKGRLVSVMVEIKKKDNAELVAVGRVWMTTDNINRYPDAQNTTTPSKL; from the exons ATGGCATCAAAGATTTCAAAGAAATGGCTGGAAGACATGTCGAAAGGCATGGGGAGGGAGCTAGAGGCTGTCACGCTGCAAGGCCTGGAGATTAATCTCGTACAAAAGGGTTTAGTACGATGTACCTTCCTCGTCCCCCAAGACCTGTCT GACAAGGATGGAAAGTGGGACAGTGGAGCGATGGCAGTTTTAGTTGATGATGTCGCAGCTTGTACTGTTGGCACCTCTGCCTTTGTTAAAGCCTCTGTTGACTTTCATCTCTCTTTTTATTCCCCAGCCACAATCCAT GAAAAAGTTGAGATAGAGGGAAAGATAGTAGGAGAAAAGGGAAGGCTAGTATCTGTGATGGTGGAAATAAAGAAGAAAGACAATGCAGAGCTAGTTGCTGTAGGCAGAGTATGGATGACTACTGATAACATTAACCGTTATCCGGATGCTCAAAATACAACCACCCCTAGCAAGCTTTGA